In Gossypium raimondii isolate GPD5lz chromosome 12, ASM2569854v1, whole genome shotgun sequence, a single window of DNA contains:
- the LOC105763606 gene encoding auxin response factor 6 isoform X1 has translation MRLSSSGFNQQTEEDFCTGEKKCLNSELWHACAGPLVSLPPVGSRVVYFPQGHSEQVAASTNKEVDAHIPNYPSLPPQLICQLHNVTMHADVETDEVYAQMTLQPLSPQEQKNVFLLPAELGTPSKQPTNYFCKTLTASDTSTHGGFSVPRRAAEKVFPPLDYSLQPPAQELVARDLHENEWKFRHVFRGQPKRHLLTTGWSVFVSAKRLVAGDSVLFIWNEKNQLLLGIRRANRPQTVMPSSVLSSDSMHIGLLAAAAHAAATNSRFTIFYNPRASPSEFVIPLAKYVKAVYYTRVSVGMRFRMLFETEESSVRRYMGTITGISDLDPGRWPNSHWRSVKVGWDESTAGEKQPRVSLWEIEPLTTFPMYSSPFPLRLKRPWPSALPSFHAFKDGDMNINSQMMWLQGGIGDQGLQSLNFQGFGVAPWMQPRLDTSSIQGVQPDLYQAMAAAAFQEMRTVDSSKLGSQSLLQFQQPQSMSNGSPAIIQRQMLQQSQTQNAFLQGFQENQTTSQVQLLQQLQRSNSYNNHRQQQQQQQQQQRQQQQQQQQSQQMQQIPQFSDQQQISNLIPAFPKASGSQAQSSSLPTAASECQQPTFSDPLGNSLAISNASSMQSILGSLSHAGASHLHNLKGSNPIVSSSLLSKPVAIEPQLSSETANYILPQVEHLGMVQSNVLSNVLPPFPGREYSAYQSSTDTQNNFLFGVSIDSSSLVLQHGMTNLKNIGNENDSLSLPYAASNFTSASGTDFPLNSDMTTSSCVDESGYLQSSEYVDQVNPPTGTFVKVHKLGSFGRSLDISKFSSYNELRCELARMFGLEGQLEDPQRSGWQLVFVDRENDILLLGDDPWQEFVNNVWYIKILSPLEVQQMGKEGLNPAASDPSQTRHQ, from the exons ATGAGACTCTCTTCATCAGGGTTTAATCAGCAAACTGAGGAAG ATTTTTGTACAGGGGAGAAGAAATGTTTGAATTCTGAACTTTGGCATGCATGTGCGGGTCCTCTGGTGTCCCTGCCGCCTGTTGGAAGCCGTGTTGTATATTTTCCCCAAGGTCATAGTGAACAG GTTGCTGCTTCAACCAACAAGGAAGTAGATGCTCACATACCAAACTATCCGAGCTTACCCCCTCAGCTTATCTGTCAGCTTCACAATGTGACCATGCAT GCAGATGTAGAAACAGATGAAGTGTATGCTCAAATGACCTTGCAGCCACTGAGCCCG CAAGAGCAAAAGAATGTGTTCCTCCTGCCTGCTGAACTGGGTACTCCCAGTAAACAACCAACCAATTATTTTTGCAAAACACTGACGGCAAGTGACACAAGCACTCATGGAGGATTTTCTGTGCCTCGTCGGGCTGCTGAAAAAGTCTTTCCTCCTCTT GATTACTCCCTGCAACCTCCAGCTCAAGAGTTAGTTGCCAGGGATCTTCatgaaaatgaatggaaatttaGGCATGTATTTCGCG GGCAGCCAAAGAGGCATCTTCTTACAACTGGGTGGAGTGTTTTTGTTAGTGCTAAGAGACTTGTTGCTGGTGACTCAGTCCTTTTTATTTG gAATGAGAAGAATCAGTTGTTGCTGGGTATCCGGAGAGCAAATCGTCCTCAGACTGTTATGCCATCTTCTGTTTTATCAAGTGACAGCATGCACATTGGTCTTCTTGCTGCAGCCGCTCATGCGGCTGCAACCAATAGCCGTTTTACTATCTTTTATAACCCAAG GGCCAGTCCTTCAGAGTTTGTCATTCCTCTCGCCAAGTATGTTAAAGCAGTCTATTACACCCGGGTTTCTGTAGGCATGCGGTTTAGAATGCTGTTTGAGACAGAAGAGTCAAGTGTCCGCCG ATATATGGGTACGATAACTGGCATTAGTGACTTAGATCCTGGTCGCTGGCCAAATTCGCATTGGCGCTCTGTTAAG GTTGGCTGGGATGAATCCACTGCAGGAGAGAAGCAGCCAAGGGTGTCCTTGTGGGAGATTGAACCATTAACAACCTTCCCTATGTATTCATCACCCTTCCCCCTGCGATTGAAACGACCATGGCCATCTGCGCTACCCTCTTTCCATG CTTTCAAAGATGGTGATATGAACATCAATTCCCAAATGATGTGGCTTCAAGGTGGGATTGGAGATCAAGGACTTCAGTCTTTAAACTTCCAAGGTTTTGGAGTTGCACCCTGGATGCAGCCAAGGCTTGATACTTCTTCAATACAAGGTGTCCAACCTGATCTTTACCAAGCAATGGCTGCTGCTGCATTTCAGGAAATGAGGACTGTTGATTCATCCAAATTAGGCTCTCAGTCTCTCTTGCAATTCCAGCAACCACAGAGCATGTCCAATGGGTCGCCTGCTATAATTCAAAGGCAGATGCTACAGCAGTCTCAAACACAAAATGCCTTTCTTCAGGGATTTCAGGAGAACCAGACTACTTCCCAGGTTCAGCTTCTGCAGCAGTTGCAGCGTTCCAATTCATACAATAATCAccgacaacaacaacaacaacaacagcagcagcagcGGCAACAACAGCAACAACAGCAACAATCTCAGCAAATGCAACAAATACCACAGTTTTCTGATCAACAGCAGATTTCTAATCTAATCCCTGCTTTTCCTAAAGCCTCCGGCAGCCAGGCCCAGTCATCATCTCTGCCAACTGCTGCTTCAGAATGCCAGCAGCCGACATTTTCTGATCCTCTTGGGAACTCTCTAGCCATATCTAATGCTTCGTCAATGCAAAGTATCTTAGGTTCATTGTCCCATGCTGGAGCTTCCCATTTACACAACTTGAAGGGATCAAACCCAATTGTCTCTTCTTCTTTGTTGTCCAAGCCAGTAGCTATAGAACCACAGCTTTCGTCTGAAACTGCTAACTACATACTGCCCCAGGTTGAACATCTGGGAATGGTACAGTCAAATGTACTCTCTAACGTATTACCTCCATTTCCAGGAAGAGAGTATTCTGCGTACCAGAGTTCAACTGATACACAAAACAATTTTCTCTTTGGGGTTAGCATTGATTCATCATCTCTTGTGCTGCAGCATGGGATGACCAACCTGAAAAAtattggaaatgaaaatgattcatTGTCTCTGCCATATGCCGCTTCAAATTTCACAAGTGCTTCTGGCACAGATTTCCCTCTTAATTCAGATATGACTACCTCAAGTTGTGTGGATGAATCAGGTTACTTGCAGTCTTCTGAATATGTGGACCAAGTAAACCCTCCGACTGGAACCTTTGTTAAG GTTCACAAGTTGGGGTCCTTCGGGCGCTCATTGGATATTTCCAAGTTTAGCAGCTATAATGAGCTGCGTTGTGAGCTTGCTCGAATGTTTGGTCTGGAAGGCCAACTAGAGGACCCTCAGAGATCAGGCTGGCAGCTTGTATTTGTTGACAGGGAGAATGATATTCTTCTCCTTGGTGATGACCCTTGGCA GGAATTCGTGAACAACGTGTGGTATATCAAGATACTATCTCCACTTGAAGTGCAACAAATGGGGAAAGAAGGCCTGAATCCTGCCGCCTCTGACCCAAGCCAAACGCGCCACCAATAG
- the LOC105763606 gene encoding auxin response factor 6 isoform X2, giving the protein MRLSSSGFNQQTEEGEKKCLNSELWHACAGPLVSLPPVGSRVVYFPQGHSEQVAASTNKEVDAHIPNYPSLPPQLICQLHNVTMHADVETDEVYAQMTLQPLSPQEQKNVFLLPAELGTPSKQPTNYFCKTLTASDTSTHGGFSVPRRAAEKVFPPLDYSLQPPAQELVARDLHENEWKFRHVFRGQPKRHLLTTGWSVFVSAKRLVAGDSVLFIWNEKNQLLLGIRRANRPQTVMPSSVLSSDSMHIGLLAAAAHAAATNSRFTIFYNPRASPSEFVIPLAKYVKAVYYTRVSVGMRFRMLFETEESSVRRYMGTITGISDLDPGRWPNSHWRSVKVGWDESTAGEKQPRVSLWEIEPLTTFPMYSSPFPLRLKRPWPSALPSFHAFKDGDMNINSQMMWLQGGIGDQGLQSLNFQGFGVAPWMQPRLDTSSIQGVQPDLYQAMAAAAFQEMRTVDSSKLGSQSLLQFQQPQSMSNGSPAIIQRQMLQQSQTQNAFLQGFQENQTTSQVQLLQQLQRSNSYNNHRQQQQQQQQQQRQQQQQQQQSQQMQQIPQFSDQQQISNLIPAFPKASGSQAQSSSLPTAASECQQPTFSDPLGNSLAISNASSMQSILGSLSHAGASHLHNLKGSNPIVSSSLLSKPVAIEPQLSSETANYILPQVEHLGMVQSNVLSNVLPPFPGREYSAYQSSTDTQNNFLFGVSIDSSSLVLQHGMTNLKNIGNENDSLSLPYAASNFTSASGTDFPLNSDMTTSSCVDESGYLQSSEYVDQVNPPTGTFVKVHKLGSFGRSLDISKFSSYNELRCELARMFGLEGQLEDPQRSGWQLVFVDRENDILLLGDDPWQEFVNNVWYIKILSPLEVQQMGKEGLNPAASDPSQTRHQ; this is encoded by the exons ATGAGACTCTCTTCATCAGGGTTTAATCAGCAAACTGAGGAAG GGGAGAAGAAATGTTTGAATTCTGAACTTTGGCATGCATGTGCGGGTCCTCTGGTGTCCCTGCCGCCTGTTGGAAGCCGTGTTGTATATTTTCCCCAAGGTCATAGTGAACAG GTTGCTGCTTCAACCAACAAGGAAGTAGATGCTCACATACCAAACTATCCGAGCTTACCCCCTCAGCTTATCTGTCAGCTTCACAATGTGACCATGCAT GCAGATGTAGAAACAGATGAAGTGTATGCTCAAATGACCTTGCAGCCACTGAGCCCG CAAGAGCAAAAGAATGTGTTCCTCCTGCCTGCTGAACTGGGTACTCCCAGTAAACAACCAACCAATTATTTTTGCAAAACACTGACGGCAAGTGACACAAGCACTCATGGAGGATTTTCTGTGCCTCGTCGGGCTGCTGAAAAAGTCTTTCCTCCTCTT GATTACTCCCTGCAACCTCCAGCTCAAGAGTTAGTTGCCAGGGATCTTCatgaaaatgaatggaaatttaGGCATGTATTTCGCG GGCAGCCAAAGAGGCATCTTCTTACAACTGGGTGGAGTGTTTTTGTTAGTGCTAAGAGACTTGTTGCTGGTGACTCAGTCCTTTTTATTTG gAATGAGAAGAATCAGTTGTTGCTGGGTATCCGGAGAGCAAATCGTCCTCAGACTGTTATGCCATCTTCTGTTTTATCAAGTGACAGCATGCACATTGGTCTTCTTGCTGCAGCCGCTCATGCGGCTGCAACCAATAGCCGTTTTACTATCTTTTATAACCCAAG GGCCAGTCCTTCAGAGTTTGTCATTCCTCTCGCCAAGTATGTTAAAGCAGTCTATTACACCCGGGTTTCTGTAGGCATGCGGTTTAGAATGCTGTTTGAGACAGAAGAGTCAAGTGTCCGCCG ATATATGGGTACGATAACTGGCATTAGTGACTTAGATCCTGGTCGCTGGCCAAATTCGCATTGGCGCTCTGTTAAG GTTGGCTGGGATGAATCCACTGCAGGAGAGAAGCAGCCAAGGGTGTCCTTGTGGGAGATTGAACCATTAACAACCTTCCCTATGTATTCATCACCCTTCCCCCTGCGATTGAAACGACCATGGCCATCTGCGCTACCCTCTTTCCATG CTTTCAAAGATGGTGATATGAACATCAATTCCCAAATGATGTGGCTTCAAGGTGGGATTGGAGATCAAGGACTTCAGTCTTTAAACTTCCAAGGTTTTGGAGTTGCACCCTGGATGCAGCCAAGGCTTGATACTTCTTCAATACAAGGTGTCCAACCTGATCTTTACCAAGCAATGGCTGCTGCTGCATTTCAGGAAATGAGGACTGTTGATTCATCCAAATTAGGCTCTCAGTCTCTCTTGCAATTCCAGCAACCACAGAGCATGTCCAATGGGTCGCCTGCTATAATTCAAAGGCAGATGCTACAGCAGTCTCAAACACAAAATGCCTTTCTTCAGGGATTTCAGGAGAACCAGACTACTTCCCAGGTTCAGCTTCTGCAGCAGTTGCAGCGTTCCAATTCATACAATAATCAccgacaacaacaacaacaacaacagcagcagcagcGGCAACAACAGCAACAACAGCAACAATCTCAGCAAATGCAACAAATACCACAGTTTTCTGATCAACAGCAGATTTCTAATCTAATCCCTGCTTTTCCTAAAGCCTCCGGCAGCCAGGCCCAGTCATCATCTCTGCCAACTGCTGCTTCAGAATGCCAGCAGCCGACATTTTCTGATCCTCTTGGGAACTCTCTAGCCATATCTAATGCTTCGTCAATGCAAAGTATCTTAGGTTCATTGTCCCATGCTGGAGCTTCCCATTTACACAACTTGAAGGGATCAAACCCAATTGTCTCTTCTTCTTTGTTGTCCAAGCCAGTAGCTATAGAACCACAGCTTTCGTCTGAAACTGCTAACTACATACTGCCCCAGGTTGAACATCTGGGAATGGTACAGTCAAATGTACTCTCTAACGTATTACCTCCATTTCCAGGAAGAGAGTATTCTGCGTACCAGAGTTCAACTGATACACAAAACAATTTTCTCTTTGGGGTTAGCATTGATTCATCATCTCTTGTGCTGCAGCATGGGATGACCAACCTGAAAAAtattggaaatgaaaatgattcatTGTCTCTGCCATATGCCGCTTCAAATTTCACAAGTGCTTCTGGCACAGATTTCCCTCTTAATTCAGATATGACTACCTCAAGTTGTGTGGATGAATCAGGTTACTTGCAGTCTTCTGAATATGTGGACCAAGTAAACCCTCCGACTGGAACCTTTGTTAAG GTTCACAAGTTGGGGTCCTTCGGGCGCTCATTGGATATTTCCAAGTTTAGCAGCTATAATGAGCTGCGTTGTGAGCTTGCTCGAATGTTTGGTCTGGAAGGCCAACTAGAGGACCCTCAGAGATCAGGCTGGCAGCTTGTATTTGTTGACAGGGAGAATGATATTCTTCTCCTTGGTGATGACCCTTGGCA GGAATTCGTGAACAACGTGTGGTATATCAAGATACTATCTCCACTTGAAGTGCAACAAATGGGGAAAGAAGGCCTGAATCCTGCCGCCTCTGACCCAAGCCAAACGCGCCACCAATAG
- the LOC105763606 gene encoding auxin response factor 6 isoform X3, which produces MEDFLCLVGLLKKSFLLLYVLDYSLQPPAQELVARDLHENEWKFRHVFRGQPKRHLLTTGWSVFVSAKRLVAGDSVLFIWNEKNQLLLGIRRANRPQTVMPSSVLSSDSMHIGLLAAAAHAAATNSRFTIFYNPRASPSEFVIPLAKYVKAVYYTRVSVGMRFRMLFETEESSVRRYMGTITGISDLDPGRWPNSHWRSVKVGWDESTAGEKQPRVSLWEIEPLTTFPMYSSPFPLRLKRPWPSALPSFHAFKDGDMNINSQMMWLQGGIGDQGLQSLNFQGFGVAPWMQPRLDTSSIQGVQPDLYQAMAAAAFQEMRTVDSSKLGSQSLLQFQQPQSMSNGSPAIIQRQMLQQSQTQNAFLQGFQENQTTSQVQLLQQLQRSNSYNNHRQQQQQQQQQQRQQQQQQQQSQQMQQIPQFSDQQQISNLIPAFPKASGSQAQSSSLPTAASECQQPTFSDPLGNSLAISNASSMQSILGSLSHAGASHLHNLKGSNPIVSSSLLSKPVAIEPQLSSETANYILPQVEHLGMVQSNVLSNVLPPFPGREYSAYQSSTDTQNNFLFGVSIDSSSLVLQHGMTNLKNIGNENDSLSLPYAASNFTSASGTDFPLNSDMTTSSCVDESGYLQSSEYVDQVNPPTGTFVKVHKLGSFGRSLDISKFSSYNELRCELARMFGLEGQLEDPQRSGWQLVFVDRENDILLLGDDPWQEFVNNVWYIKILSPLEVQQMGKEGLNPAASDPSQTRHQ; this is translated from the exons ATGGAGGATTTTCTGTGCCTCGTCGGGCTGCTGAAAAAGTCTTTCCTCCTCTTGTATGTTTTA GATTACTCCCTGCAACCTCCAGCTCAAGAGTTAGTTGCCAGGGATCTTCatgaaaatgaatggaaatttaGGCATGTATTTCGCG GGCAGCCAAAGAGGCATCTTCTTACAACTGGGTGGAGTGTTTTTGTTAGTGCTAAGAGACTTGTTGCTGGTGACTCAGTCCTTTTTATTTG gAATGAGAAGAATCAGTTGTTGCTGGGTATCCGGAGAGCAAATCGTCCTCAGACTGTTATGCCATCTTCTGTTTTATCAAGTGACAGCATGCACATTGGTCTTCTTGCTGCAGCCGCTCATGCGGCTGCAACCAATAGCCGTTTTACTATCTTTTATAACCCAAG GGCCAGTCCTTCAGAGTTTGTCATTCCTCTCGCCAAGTATGTTAAAGCAGTCTATTACACCCGGGTTTCTGTAGGCATGCGGTTTAGAATGCTGTTTGAGACAGAAGAGTCAAGTGTCCGCCG ATATATGGGTACGATAACTGGCATTAGTGACTTAGATCCTGGTCGCTGGCCAAATTCGCATTGGCGCTCTGTTAAG GTTGGCTGGGATGAATCCACTGCAGGAGAGAAGCAGCCAAGGGTGTCCTTGTGGGAGATTGAACCATTAACAACCTTCCCTATGTATTCATCACCCTTCCCCCTGCGATTGAAACGACCATGGCCATCTGCGCTACCCTCTTTCCATG CTTTCAAAGATGGTGATATGAACATCAATTCCCAAATGATGTGGCTTCAAGGTGGGATTGGAGATCAAGGACTTCAGTCTTTAAACTTCCAAGGTTTTGGAGTTGCACCCTGGATGCAGCCAAGGCTTGATACTTCTTCAATACAAGGTGTCCAACCTGATCTTTACCAAGCAATGGCTGCTGCTGCATTTCAGGAAATGAGGACTGTTGATTCATCCAAATTAGGCTCTCAGTCTCTCTTGCAATTCCAGCAACCACAGAGCATGTCCAATGGGTCGCCTGCTATAATTCAAAGGCAGATGCTACAGCAGTCTCAAACACAAAATGCCTTTCTTCAGGGATTTCAGGAGAACCAGACTACTTCCCAGGTTCAGCTTCTGCAGCAGTTGCAGCGTTCCAATTCATACAATAATCAccgacaacaacaacaacaacaacagcagcagcagcGGCAACAACAGCAACAACAGCAACAATCTCAGCAAATGCAACAAATACCACAGTTTTCTGATCAACAGCAGATTTCTAATCTAATCCCTGCTTTTCCTAAAGCCTCCGGCAGCCAGGCCCAGTCATCATCTCTGCCAACTGCTGCTTCAGAATGCCAGCAGCCGACATTTTCTGATCCTCTTGGGAACTCTCTAGCCATATCTAATGCTTCGTCAATGCAAAGTATCTTAGGTTCATTGTCCCATGCTGGAGCTTCCCATTTACACAACTTGAAGGGATCAAACCCAATTGTCTCTTCTTCTTTGTTGTCCAAGCCAGTAGCTATAGAACCACAGCTTTCGTCTGAAACTGCTAACTACATACTGCCCCAGGTTGAACATCTGGGAATGGTACAGTCAAATGTACTCTCTAACGTATTACCTCCATTTCCAGGAAGAGAGTATTCTGCGTACCAGAGTTCAACTGATACACAAAACAATTTTCTCTTTGGGGTTAGCATTGATTCATCATCTCTTGTGCTGCAGCATGGGATGACCAACCTGAAAAAtattggaaatgaaaatgattcatTGTCTCTGCCATATGCCGCTTCAAATTTCACAAGTGCTTCTGGCACAGATTTCCCTCTTAATTCAGATATGACTACCTCAAGTTGTGTGGATGAATCAGGTTACTTGCAGTCTTCTGAATATGTGGACCAAGTAAACCCTCCGACTGGAACCTTTGTTAAG GTTCACAAGTTGGGGTCCTTCGGGCGCTCATTGGATATTTCCAAGTTTAGCAGCTATAATGAGCTGCGTTGTGAGCTTGCTCGAATGTTTGGTCTGGAAGGCCAACTAGAGGACCCTCAGAGATCAGGCTGGCAGCTTGTATTTGTTGACAGGGAGAATGATATTCTTCTCCTTGGTGATGACCCTTGGCA GGAATTCGTGAACAACGTGTGGTATATCAAGATACTATCTCCACTTGAAGTGCAACAAATGGGGAAAGAAGGCCTGAATCCTGCCGCCTCTGACCCAAGCCAAACGCGCCACCAATAG